A portion of the Natronococcus sp. AD-5 genome contains these proteins:
- a CDS encoding outer membrane protein assembly factor BamB family protein, with protein sequence MAEADTERDESDRDAAFRRRSLGEIESARSRHMWTRSAVHAADDVVITGQWDGTVAAFDLDSLEPRWSVEHPNHAAGIATLGGGETESEKTAVVAGRGDTGTIAAYDLETGETRWRYDTADDVGEPGMDSVFYLPYVVALEVDDGDGDDRLYAAARRYERDGETRRWHSTVLAFDADGSVRWRYEADASPVAIDLRDDGERLAVGYNRCTGDHDNGLVVLEACATTESSRNGGGETAGGGGDLAWTWDPGTEGDRRVGDVSFDGDSIAVSSHGDKRGYLLESGGAERWAVDLAVETEIGGETLYAYPNHAHASDGRIAFVTGNTYAEESRETENRHPNEHRIVAFDEDGDVLWDAELRGFVHELATDGATIIAPCAQNFRVRDPDTHAIRRFDLESGEGGLERLEGIATAATIDGGTVAAIEEPVAYHDDGKTRGKYAVRVGSLEQ encoded by the coding sequence ATGGCGGAGGCAGACACCGAACGCGACGAATCCGATCGGGACGCGGCGTTTCGACGGCGCTCCCTCGGCGAGATCGAGAGCGCCCGCAGCCGACACATGTGGACTCGCTCCGCCGTCCACGCGGCAGACGACGTCGTTATCACGGGCCAGTGGGACGGGACGGTCGCGGCTTTCGACCTCGACTCGCTCGAACCCCGATGGTCCGTCGAGCACCCGAATCACGCGGCCGGGATCGCGACGCTCGGCGGCGGGGAGACCGAGAGCGAGAAGACCGCGGTCGTCGCCGGGCGCGGCGACACAGGGACGATCGCGGCGTACGACCTCGAGACGGGCGAGACGCGCTGGCGGTACGACACCGCCGACGACGTCGGCGAACCGGGAATGGACTCCGTCTTCTACCTGCCCTACGTCGTCGCCCTCGAGGTCGACGACGGCGACGGCGACGACCGATTGTACGCGGCGGCCCGCCGCTACGAGCGCGACGGCGAGACGCGGCGGTGGCACAGCACGGTGCTCGCGTTCGACGCGGACGGCTCGGTCCGCTGGCGATACGAGGCCGACGCCTCTCCCGTCGCGATCGACCTGCGCGACGACGGCGAGCGCCTGGCGGTCGGCTACAACCGCTGCACGGGCGACCACGACAACGGGCTGGTCGTCCTCGAGGCCTGCGCGACGACGGAGTCGTCGCGAAACGGAGGTGGTGAAACCGCCGGAGGGGGCGGCGACCTCGCGTGGACCTGGGATCCCGGCACCGAGGGGGATCGCCGCGTCGGCGACGTCTCGTTCGACGGCGACTCGATCGCGGTCTCGAGCCACGGCGATAAACGCGGGTACCTGCTGGAGTCGGGCGGCGCCGAGCGGTGGGCCGTGGATCTGGCGGTCGAAACCGAAATAGGGGGCGAGACGCTGTACGCGTATCCGAATCACGCTCACGCGAGCGACGGACGGATCGCGTTCGTCACCGGGAACACCTACGCCGAGGAGAGCCGCGAGACGGAGAACCGGCACCCGAACGAGCACCGAATCGTCGCCTTCGACGAGGACGGGGACGTCCTCTGGGACGCCGAACTTCGAGGCTTCGTCCACGAACTCGCGACCGACGGCGCGACGATCATCGCCCCCTGCGCTCAGAACTTTCGGGTTCGGGATCCCGACACGCACGCGATCCGTCGGTTCGATCTCGAGTCCGGCGAGGGTGGGCTCGAGCGCCTCGAGGGGATCGCCACCGCGGCGACGATCGACGGCGGGACGGTCGCGGCGATCGAGGAACCGGTCGCGTACCACGACGACGGCAAAACGCGCGGCAAGTACGCGGTTCGCGTCGGCTCGCTCGAGCAGTAA
- a CDS encoding DUF3209 family protein, with amino-acid sequence MSCHEIEALRLGLMNVLGVGDRSTREHAETELEGHLEGPIEGLAEAESLAEIERHLDAALVDLEEEVAAMDADDPEYDYTRGRLLEVRNAERAVQRLRVQGESVVDGLGEAHDTLHETFPVAE; translated from the coding sequence ATGAGCTGTCACGAAATCGAAGCGCTACGACTCGGACTGATGAACGTCCTCGGCGTCGGGGACCGAAGCACCCGCGAACACGCGGAGACGGAACTCGAAGGCCACCTCGAGGGGCCGATCGAAGGGCTCGCCGAGGCCGAGAGCCTCGCGGAGATCGAGCGGCACCTGGACGCCGCGCTGGTCGATCTCGAGGAGGAGGTCGCCGCGATGGACGCGGACGACCCCGAGTACGACTACACACGGGGGCGCCTCCTCGAGGTGCGAAACGCCGAGCGAGCGGTACAGCGCCTTCGCGTCCAGGGCGAGAGCGTCGTCGACGGACTCGGCGAGGCCCACGACACGCTTCACGAGACGTTCCCCGTAGCGGAGTGA
- a CDS encoding cobalamin biosynthesis protein, translating into MSETAPAEEESDPVELEVPADPLAGHPATAYFWGHVAAAGDVSDDGIEVVTNDEASARVLAAVAGGDVGRDTTSREYAHDASITRTEDEYTLSIGRDEGAGDGPGLLGRSGALGLPVDGRGNYRFGAFSSHDRELLRGLLEGCGTVCFKSKSGTVGISFVHDDRELLELTQELIDDCPVDAPFGELSETSSGGYWFGVDDAAAPAFGTWLYETCEETGCFAPSRRRKLEKSLERAESYD; encoded by the coding sequence ATGAGCGAAACTGCACCAGCCGAGGAGGAATCGGATCCGGTCGAACTCGAAGTACCCGCGGACCCGCTGGCGGGCCACCCCGCGACGGCCTACTTCTGGGGCCACGTCGCCGCTGCCGGCGACGTTTCCGATGACGGCATCGAGGTCGTCACGAACGACGAGGCGTCCGCGCGGGTGCTCGCTGCCGTCGCGGGCGGCGACGTCGGGCGCGACACCACGAGCCGCGAGTACGCCCACGACGCGTCGATCACGCGAACGGAAGACGAGTACACGCTCTCGATCGGCCGGGATGAGGGTGCGGGTGACGGCCCGGGCCTACTCGGTCGCAGCGGCGCGCTCGGCCTCCCCGTCGACGGCCGCGGCAACTACCGCTTCGGCGCGTTCTCGAGCCACGATCGGGAACTGCTCCGGGGGCTGCTCGAGGGCTGTGGCACCGTCTGCTTCAAGTCGAAGAGCGGGACCGTCGGCATCTCGTTCGTCCACGACGACCGGGAGCTGCTCGAGCTAACCCAGGAGCTGATCGACGACTGTCCGGTCGACGCGCCGTTCGGCGAACTCTCGGAGACGTCCTCGGGCGGCTACTGGTTCGGCGTCGACGACGCCGCCGCGCCGGCGTTCGGCACCTGGCTCTACGAGACCTGCGAGGAGACCGGCTGCTTCGCCCCGAGCCGTCGTCGAAAGCTCGAGAAGAGCCTCGAACGGGCGGAGTCGTACGACTAA
- a CDS encoding CbiX/SirB N-terminal domain-containing protein, with protein sequence MHHTTDAASGTDALAAFDDEAVLLIGHGSRREKSNDQVRELAAGLESRLGIPVDAAFLELAEPSIDEAVAELAPVVSRVTAVHCSLFAASHVKNDVPLAIERARAAHDLEIDAGAHLGIHPAILDLLDDRAATVERELGVDRERDDVAVALCGRGSSDPDANGDVHKLARLLYEGREFDRVEATFVGVTEPTLEETLHGLSKHRPDAVVVLPYMLGDGVLTQRVRDWTADFNDECPYVDALAGDPLGTDSRLLDVFADRWQEARTASVEMSCDTCKYKVDLEGYEEDVGGARAMLRALAHRDAHADREDVDDEPHSHDAPGNHVAVCTNRTCADTGSPAVLERLRQEVRDSDHCDARITRSSCLGRCGDGPMVAVYPDGVWYGDVGEADAERIVADHLDRDRVVSDLVDQIL encoded by the coding sequence ATGCATCACACGACCGACGCCGCATCCGGCACCGACGCGCTCGCGGCCTTCGACGACGAGGCCGTCCTGCTGATCGGCCACGGCTCCCGGCGCGAGAAGTCGAACGACCAGGTGCGGGAACTGGCCGCCGGCCTCGAGTCCCGCCTCGGGATCCCGGTCGACGCCGCGTTTCTCGAACTCGCGGAGCCGTCGATCGACGAGGCGGTCGCCGAACTCGCGCCCGTCGTCTCGCGGGTGACCGCCGTCCACTGCTCGCTGTTCGCCGCGAGCCACGTCAAGAACGACGTACCGCTGGCGATCGAGCGCGCTCGCGCCGCACACGACCTCGAGATCGACGCCGGCGCACACCTGGGTATCCACCCGGCGATCCTCGACCTGCTGGACGATCGCGCTGCGACCGTCGAGCGCGAACTCGGCGTCGACCGCGAGCGCGACGACGTCGCCGTCGCGCTCTGCGGCCGCGGCTCGAGCGATCCGGACGCCAACGGCGACGTCCACAAGTTGGCCCGGTTACTCTACGAGGGGCGGGAGTTCGACCGGGTCGAGGCGACCTTCGTCGGCGTCACGGAGCCGACGCTCGAGGAGACCCTCCACGGGCTCTCGAAGCACCGGCCCGATGCGGTCGTCGTCCTCCCGTACATGCTCGGCGACGGGGTTCTCACCCAGCGAGTGCGGGACTGGACGGCCGACTTCAATGACGAGTGCCCCTACGTCGACGCGCTGGCGGGCGACCCCCTCGGAACGGACTCGCGGCTGCTCGACGTCTTCGCCGACCGCTGGCAGGAAGCGCGCACCGCGAGCGTCGAGATGTCCTGTGACACGTGCAAGTACAAGGTCGATCTCGAGGGCTACGAGGAGGACGTCGGCGGCGCGCGGGCCATGCTCCGCGCGCTGGCCCACCGGGACGCCCACGCCGACCGCGAGGACGTCGACGACGAGCCTCACAGCCACGACGCGCCGGGGAACCACGTCGCGGTCTGTACCAACCGGACCTGCGCCGACACGGGCTCGCCCGCGGTGCTCGAGCGGCTTCGACAGGAAGTCCGCGACTCCGACCACTGCGACGCCCGCATCACGCGGTCGTCGTGTCTCGGCCGCTGCGGCGACGGCCCGATGGTCGCCGTCTATCCCGACGGCGTCTGGTACGGCGACGTCGGGGAGGCGGACGCCGAACGAATCGTCGCCGACCATCTCGATCGGGATCGCGTCGTCAGCGACCTCGTCGATCAGATCCTGTAG